A window from Cyprinus carpio isolate SPL01 chromosome A11, ASM1834038v1, whole genome shotgun sequence encodes these proteins:
- the pde4cb gene encoding cAMP-specific 3',5'-cyclic phosphodiesterase 4C isoform X1, whose protein sequence is MENMRRNDSLVSNILELQPKTSNAVRRRFSGPLLLPPLARRHSALDGKKLKDLEALYKSALACADVQKETDFDVENGLSIGRSPLDPSPSSGLVLQANSQRRESFLYRSDSDFDLSPKTMSRNSSTASELHGEDMIVTPFAQVLASLRTVRGNVAALTHMQDRNNKRLSGTNPQSACKTSLSDEAYQKLAVETLEELDWCLDQLETLQTRHSVSEMASNKFKRMLNRELTQLSGTSRSGNQVSEFIASTILQKQNDVEILSAACKEEKKRRPMSQISGVRKLSPTPSLPPTSIPRFGVNTQHESLLAKELEDINRWGIDIFKIAEYSGNRPLTVIMYTVFQERDLLKTFKIPSDTFLTFLMTLEDHYHPDVAYHNNIHAADVVQSTHVLLSTPALEEVFTDLEIMAALFASAIHDVDHPGVSNQFLINTNSELALMYNDASVLENHHLAVGFKLLQEENCDIFHNLSKKQRQSLRQMTIDMVLATDMSKHMNFLADLKTMVETKKVTSLGVLLLDNYSDRIQVLQNMVHCADLSNPTKPLELYREWTDRIMVELFSQGDRERDKGIDISPMCDKHTASVEKTQVGFIDYIVHPLWETWADLVHPDAQDILDTLEDNREWYQSMIPRSPSPTPEEQDSRATLGVAGPAGEKFQFELTLEEEDGELEAEEEQTDADRSRTMTDPRHPQAPPGGVTPILDSSERELDQEMTSVSILQLET, encoded by the exons TTTTGATGTGGAAAATGGGTTGTCGATCGGGCGCAGTCCATTGGACCCCAGTCCAAGCTCGGGTCTGGTCCTCCAGGCCAACAGCCAGAGGCGAGAGTCTTTCCTTTACCGCTCGGACTCAGATTTCGACCTCTCGCCCAAGACGATGTCCAGAAACTCCTCAACCGCCAGCGAGCT TCATGGGGAGGACATGATTGTAACGCCGTTTGCTCAG gTTCTTGCCAGTCTGCGTACAGTGAGGGGTAACGTTGCAGCTTTAACCCACATGCAAGATAGAAACAACAA GAGACTGTCAGGCACTAACCCTCAGTCGGCCTGTAAAACAAGCCTGTCCG ATGAGGCATATCAGAAACTGGCCGTCGAGACTCTTGAAGAGCTGGACTGGTGTTTGGACCAGCTAGAGACCCTGCAAACACGTCACTCCGTCAGTGAAATGGCCTCCAATAAG tttaaaagaatgcTCAACAGGGAACTAACTCAGCTGTCAGGGACCAGCCGGTCAGGAAACCAGGTGTCAGAGTTCATAGCAAGCACAATTTTAC AAAAACAGAATGATGTGGAGATTTTGTCAGCAGCGTGTAAGGAGGAGAAAAAACGCCGTCCGATGTCTCAGATAAGTGGAGTGAGAAAACTGAGTCCCACTCCGAGTCTCCCTCCAACATCCATCCCTCGATTTGGTGTCAACACACAACATGAGAGCCTCCTGGCCAAG GAGCTTGAGGACATCAATCGTTGGGGTATAGATATTTTTAAGATAGCAGAGTATTCTGGGAATCGGCCACTGACGGTCATAATGTACACCGTTTTTCAG GAGCGAGATTTGCTCAAGACCTTTAAGATCCCATCGGACACCTTCTTAACTTTCCTCATGACTTTGGAAGATCACTACCATCCGGACGTGGCCTACCATAACAATATCCACGCAGCAGATGTTGTGCAGTCCACTCACGTTCTTCTCTCCACACCTGCCCTAGAG GAAGTGTTCACAGACCTTGAGATCATGGCTGCTCTGTTTGCGAGTGCTATTCATGATGTGGACCATCCAGGAGTGTCTAACCAGTTCCTTATTAACACAA ACTCTGAACTCGCTCTCATGTATAATGATGCCTCAGTGTTGGAGAATCATCACTTGGCTGTGGGCTTCAAGCTTCTCCAGGAGGAGAACTGTGATATCTTCCACAACCTCAGCAAGAAACAACGACAGTCCCTGCGACAGATGACTATAGATATG GTATTAGCCACTGATATGTCCAAACACATGAATTTCCTGGCTGACCTGAAGACAATGGTGGAAACTAAAAAAGTGACCAGTCTGGGAGTCTTGCTGCTGGACAACTACTCAGACCGGATACAG GTGCTTCAGAATATGGTTCACTGTGCAGACCTCAGCAACCCCACGAAACCCCTGGAGCTCTACAGAGAGTGGACGGACCGCATCATGGTGGAGCTCTTCAGTCAGGGGGACCGTGAGCGTGACAAGGGCATAGACATCAGCCCCATGTGTGACAAACACACAGCTTCGGTGGAAAAAACTCAG GTGGGGTTCATCGATTACATTGTCCATCCTCTATGGGAGACATGGGCTGATCTGGTCCATCCAGATGCTCAGGACATTCTAGATACATTAGAGGACAACCGCGAATGGTATCAGAGCATGATCCCACGCAGCCCCTCGCCCACCCCTGAAGAGCAGGACTCCCGGGCCACGCTGGGCGTCGCAGGCCCAGCCGGAGAAAAGTTCCAGTTTGAGCTGACTCTGGAGGAAGAGGACGGGGAGCTAGAGGCTGAAGAAGAGCAGACGGATGCAGACAGATCAAGGACTATGACAGACCCCAGGCATCCGCAAGCGCCCCCTGGCGGAGTCACGCCCATTTTAGACAGCAGCGAAAGAGAACTAGACCAAGAAATGACCAGCGTATCCATCTTGCAGTTGGAAACTTAA
- the pde4cb gene encoding cAMP-specific 3',5'-cyclic phosphodiesterase 4C isoform X2, whose translation MECSALSREGAGLAKPPKHLWRQPRTHIRIKQRYHSDTERYLCCNRATEKHRPSLKKPRMSWPSSFNKRFDVENGLSIGRSPLDPSPSSGLVLQANSQRRESFLYRSDSDFDLSPKTMSRNSSTASELHGEDMIVTPFAQVLASLRTVRGNVAALTHMQDRNNKRLSGTNPQSACKTSLSDEAYQKLAVETLEELDWCLDQLETLQTRHSVSEMASNKFKRMLNRELTQLSGTSRSGNQVSEFIASTILQKQNDVEILSAACKEEKKRRPMSQISGVRKLSPTPSLPPTSIPRFGVNTQHESLLAKELEDINRWGIDIFKIAEYSGNRPLTVIMYTVFQERDLLKTFKIPSDTFLTFLMTLEDHYHPDVAYHNNIHAADVVQSTHVLLSTPALEEVFTDLEIMAALFASAIHDVDHPGVSNQFLINTNSELALMYNDASVLENHHLAVGFKLLQEENCDIFHNLSKKQRQSLRQMTIDMVLATDMSKHMNFLADLKTMVETKKVTSLGVLLLDNYSDRIQVLQNMVHCADLSNPTKPLELYREWTDRIMVELFSQGDRERDKGIDISPMCDKHTASVEKTQVGFIDYIVHPLWETWADLVHPDAQDILDTLEDNREWYQSMIPRSPSPTPEEQDSRATLGVAGPAGEKFQFELTLEEEDGELEAEEEQTDADRSRTMTDPRHPQAPPGGVTPILDSSERELDQEMTSVSILQLET comes from the exons TTTTGATGTGGAAAATGGGTTGTCGATCGGGCGCAGTCCATTGGACCCCAGTCCAAGCTCGGGTCTGGTCCTCCAGGCCAACAGCCAGAGGCGAGAGTCTTTCCTTTACCGCTCGGACTCAGATTTCGACCTCTCGCCCAAGACGATGTCCAGAAACTCCTCAACCGCCAGCGAGCT TCATGGGGAGGACATGATTGTAACGCCGTTTGCTCAG gTTCTTGCCAGTCTGCGTACAGTGAGGGGTAACGTTGCAGCTTTAACCCACATGCAAGATAGAAACAACAA GAGACTGTCAGGCACTAACCCTCAGTCGGCCTGTAAAACAAGCCTGTCCG ATGAGGCATATCAGAAACTGGCCGTCGAGACTCTTGAAGAGCTGGACTGGTGTTTGGACCAGCTAGAGACCCTGCAAACACGTCACTCCGTCAGTGAAATGGCCTCCAATAAG tttaaaagaatgcTCAACAGGGAACTAACTCAGCTGTCAGGGACCAGCCGGTCAGGAAACCAGGTGTCAGAGTTCATAGCAAGCACAATTTTAC AAAAACAGAATGATGTGGAGATTTTGTCAGCAGCGTGTAAGGAGGAGAAAAAACGCCGTCCGATGTCTCAGATAAGTGGAGTGAGAAAACTGAGTCCCACTCCGAGTCTCCCTCCAACATCCATCCCTCGATTTGGTGTCAACACACAACATGAGAGCCTCCTGGCCAAG GAGCTTGAGGACATCAATCGTTGGGGTATAGATATTTTTAAGATAGCAGAGTATTCTGGGAATCGGCCACTGACGGTCATAATGTACACCGTTTTTCAG GAGCGAGATTTGCTCAAGACCTTTAAGATCCCATCGGACACCTTCTTAACTTTCCTCATGACTTTGGAAGATCACTACCATCCGGACGTGGCCTACCATAACAATATCCACGCAGCAGATGTTGTGCAGTCCACTCACGTTCTTCTCTCCACACCTGCCCTAGAG GAAGTGTTCACAGACCTTGAGATCATGGCTGCTCTGTTTGCGAGTGCTATTCATGATGTGGACCATCCAGGAGTGTCTAACCAGTTCCTTATTAACACAA ACTCTGAACTCGCTCTCATGTATAATGATGCCTCAGTGTTGGAGAATCATCACTTGGCTGTGGGCTTCAAGCTTCTCCAGGAGGAGAACTGTGATATCTTCCACAACCTCAGCAAGAAACAACGACAGTCCCTGCGACAGATGACTATAGATATG GTATTAGCCACTGATATGTCCAAACACATGAATTTCCTGGCTGACCTGAAGACAATGGTGGAAACTAAAAAAGTGACCAGTCTGGGAGTCTTGCTGCTGGACAACTACTCAGACCGGATACAG GTGCTTCAGAATATGGTTCACTGTGCAGACCTCAGCAACCCCACGAAACCCCTGGAGCTCTACAGAGAGTGGACGGACCGCATCATGGTGGAGCTCTTCAGTCAGGGGGACCGTGAGCGTGACAAGGGCATAGACATCAGCCCCATGTGTGACAAACACACAGCTTCGGTGGAAAAAACTCAG GTGGGGTTCATCGATTACATTGTCCATCCTCTATGGGAGACATGGGCTGATCTGGTCCATCCAGATGCTCAGGACATTCTAGATACATTAGAGGACAACCGCGAATGGTATCAGAGCATGATCCCACGCAGCCCCTCGCCCACCCCTGAAGAGCAGGACTCCCGGGCCACGCTGGGCGTCGCAGGCCCAGCCGGAGAAAAGTTCCAGTTTGAGCTGACTCTGGAGGAAGAGGACGGGGAGCTAGAGGCTGAAGAAGAGCAGACGGATGCAGACAGATCAAGGACTATGACAGACCCCAGGCATCCGCAAGCGCCCCCTGGCGGAGTCACGCCCATTTTAGACAGCAGCGAAAGAGAACTAGACCAAGAAATGACCAGCGTATCCATCTTGCAGTTGGAAACTTAA
- the pde4cb gene encoding cAMP-specific 3',5'-cyclic phosphodiesterase 4C isoform X3 encodes MSLPTGCLFLPPTDRTFKVRNVNLCGSPCAVNCPIDIVQKRRRFDVENGLSIGRSPLDPSPSSGLVLQANSQRRESFLYRSDSDFDLSPKTMSRNSSTASELHGEDMIVTPFAQVLASLRTVRGNVAALTHMQDRNNKRLSGTNPQSACKTSLSDEAYQKLAVETLEELDWCLDQLETLQTRHSVSEMASNKFKRMLNRELTQLSGTSRSGNQVSEFIASTILQKQNDVEILSAACKEEKKRRPMSQISGVRKLSPTPSLPPTSIPRFGVNTQHESLLAKELEDINRWGIDIFKIAEYSGNRPLTVIMYTVFQERDLLKTFKIPSDTFLTFLMTLEDHYHPDVAYHNNIHAADVVQSTHVLLSTPALEEVFTDLEIMAALFASAIHDVDHPGVSNQFLINTNSELALMYNDASVLENHHLAVGFKLLQEENCDIFHNLSKKQRQSLRQMTIDMVLATDMSKHMNFLADLKTMVETKKVTSLGVLLLDNYSDRIQVLQNMVHCADLSNPTKPLELYREWTDRIMVELFSQGDRERDKGIDISPMCDKHTASVEKTQVGFIDYIVHPLWETWADLVHPDAQDILDTLEDNREWYQSMIPRSPSPTPEEQDSRATLGVAGPAGEKFQFELTLEEEDGELEAEEEQTDADRSRTMTDPRHPQAPPGGVTPILDSSERELDQEMTSVSILQLET; translated from the exons TTTTGATGTGGAAAATGGGTTGTCGATCGGGCGCAGTCCATTGGACCCCAGTCCAAGCTCGGGTCTGGTCCTCCAGGCCAACAGCCAGAGGCGAGAGTCTTTCCTTTACCGCTCGGACTCAGATTTCGACCTCTCGCCCAAGACGATGTCCAGAAACTCCTCAACCGCCAGCGAGCT TCATGGGGAGGACATGATTGTAACGCCGTTTGCTCAG gTTCTTGCCAGTCTGCGTACAGTGAGGGGTAACGTTGCAGCTTTAACCCACATGCAAGATAGAAACAACAA GAGACTGTCAGGCACTAACCCTCAGTCGGCCTGTAAAACAAGCCTGTCCG ATGAGGCATATCAGAAACTGGCCGTCGAGACTCTTGAAGAGCTGGACTGGTGTTTGGACCAGCTAGAGACCCTGCAAACACGTCACTCCGTCAGTGAAATGGCCTCCAATAAG tttaaaagaatgcTCAACAGGGAACTAACTCAGCTGTCAGGGACCAGCCGGTCAGGAAACCAGGTGTCAGAGTTCATAGCAAGCACAATTTTAC AAAAACAGAATGATGTGGAGATTTTGTCAGCAGCGTGTAAGGAGGAGAAAAAACGCCGTCCGATGTCTCAGATAAGTGGAGTGAGAAAACTGAGTCCCACTCCGAGTCTCCCTCCAACATCCATCCCTCGATTTGGTGTCAACACACAACATGAGAGCCTCCTGGCCAAG GAGCTTGAGGACATCAATCGTTGGGGTATAGATATTTTTAAGATAGCAGAGTATTCTGGGAATCGGCCACTGACGGTCATAATGTACACCGTTTTTCAG GAGCGAGATTTGCTCAAGACCTTTAAGATCCCATCGGACACCTTCTTAACTTTCCTCATGACTTTGGAAGATCACTACCATCCGGACGTGGCCTACCATAACAATATCCACGCAGCAGATGTTGTGCAGTCCACTCACGTTCTTCTCTCCACACCTGCCCTAGAG GAAGTGTTCACAGACCTTGAGATCATGGCTGCTCTGTTTGCGAGTGCTATTCATGATGTGGACCATCCAGGAGTGTCTAACCAGTTCCTTATTAACACAA ACTCTGAACTCGCTCTCATGTATAATGATGCCTCAGTGTTGGAGAATCATCACTTGGCTGTGGGCTTCAAGCTTCTCCAGGAGGAGAACTGTGATATCTTCCACAACCTCAGCAAGAAACAACGACAGTCCCTGCGACAGATGACTATAGATATG GTATTAGCCACTGATATGTCCAAACACATGAATTTCCTGGCTGACCTGAAGACAATGGTGGAAACTAAAAAAGTGACCAGTCTGGGAGTCTTGCTGCTGGACAACTACTCAGACCGGATACAG GTGCTTCAGAATATGGTTCACTGTGCAGACCTCAGCAACCCCACGAAACCCCTGGAGCTCTACAGAGAGTGGACGGACCGCATCATGGTGGAGCTCTTCAGTCAGGGGGACCGTGAGCGTGACAAGGGCATAGACATCAGCCCCATGTGTGACAAACACACAGCTTCGGTGGAAAAAACTCAG GTGGGGTTCATCGATTACATTGTCCATCCTCTATGGGAGACATGGGCTGATCTGGTCCATCCAGATGCTCAGGACATTCTAGATACATTAGAGGACAACCGCGAATGGTATCAGAGCATGATCCCACGCAGCCCCTCGCCCACCCCTGAAGAGCAGGACTCCCGGGCCACGCTGGGCGTCGCAGGCCCAGCCGGAGAAAAGTTCCAGTTTGAGCTGACTCTGGAGGAAGAGGACGGGGAGCTAGAGGCTGAAGAAGAGCAGACGGATGCAGACAGATCAAGGACTATGACAGACCCCAGGCATCCGCAAGCGCCCCCTGGCGGAGTCACGCCCATTTTAGACAGCAGCGAAAGAGAACTAGACCAAGAAATGACCAGCGTATCCATCTTGCAGTTGGAAACTTAA